In the Pseudanabaena sp. PCC 7367 genome, one interval contains:
- a CDS encoding 5-formyltetrahydrofolate cyclo-ligase — MSKPQLRKQLLISRKNLPVTIWRQQSQAICDRLLDWHVFQRSQVILAYTSFRQEPDLQYLWQQTPQKSWVFPRCVGSELVWHQVAIADFADSMTAGTFGILEPITSLPQINLIDINIDLILTPTLACDRQGTRLGYGGGYYDRFFAQVNNCHQPGHSYRVGVLFAENFGVTIPSDKWDIPLQAVCTETEIHIIE, encoded by the coding sequence ATGAGTAAGCCGCAATTGCGCAAACAGCTATTAATCAGCCGCAAAAACTTACCAGTAACGATCTGGCGGCAGCAGAGTCAGGCAATTTGCGATCGACTGCTAGATTGGCATGTTTTTCAGCGATCGCAGGTAATTTTGGCCTATACCAGCTTTCGGCAGGAGCCAGATCTGCAATATCTATGGCAACAAACTCCCCAAAAAAGCTGGGTATTTCCCCGTTGCGTGGGCTCAGAATTAGTCTGGCACCAAGTAGCGATCGCCGACTTTGCCGATAGCATGACCGCTGGCACTTTTGGGATTCTGGAACCAATTACCAGCCTGCCGCAAATTAATTTGATTGATATTAATATTGATCTGATTCTAACGCCAACCCTCGCTTGCGATCGGCAAGGAACCAGGCTCGGTTATGGTGGTGGCTATTACGATCGCTTCTTTGCCCAGGTGAATAATTGCCATCAACCAGGGCATAGTTATAGAGTGGGGGTATTATTTGCAGAAAATTTTGGGGTCACAATCCCATCAGATAAATGGGACATTCCTCTGCAAGCAGTATGTACGGAAACAGAGATCCATATTATTGAATAA
- a CDS encoding acyl carrier protein — translation MSETLSKVQDIVADKLSVDAAEVKPEASFANDLGADSLDVVELVMALEEEFEVDIPDEDAEAIATVQDAVNYIEQKKAAV, via the coding sequence ATGAGTGAAACCCTTTCTAAAGTTCAAGATATAGTAGCAGACAAGCTCAGCGTTGATGCGGCTGAAGTCAAACCTGAAGCAAGTTTTGCCAATGATCTAGGAGCCGACTCCTTGGATGTTGTGGAATTGGTAATGGCCTTAGAAGAAGAATTTGAGGTTGACATTCCCGATGAGGATGCCGAGGCAATTGCTACTGTTCAGGATGCGGTTAACTATATTGAGCAGAAAAAAGCTGCCGTATAG
- the fabF gene encoding beta-ketoacyl-ACP synthase II — MQNLQPISRVVITGLGAITPIGNNINDYWQGLASGKNGIDTVTRFDASGHDCRVAGEVKGFDPQEYVDRKDAKRMDRFAQFGVAASMQALKDANLEISPVNAAQIGVLIGTGIGGLQVLEDQHEILMTKGPKRCSPFMIPMMIANMAAGLTAIHTGAQGPNSCTVTACAAGSNAIGDAFRMVQRGYAQAMICGGTEAAVTPLSFAGFASARAMSRRNDDPTHASRPFDRDRDGFVLGEGAGIMILESLDHAKARGARIYAEIVGYGATCDAYHMTGMSPEGEGAIRAISLALKDGNITPDLVDYINAHGTSTPVNDPTETKAIKKVLGEHAHKIVVSSTKSMTGHLLGGSGGIEAVATILAMQNNCAPPTINLENPDPECDLDYVANQARQVKIDVAASNSFGFGGHNVTLVFKRYQD, encoded by the coding sequence ATGCAAAATTTACAGCCCATTTCCCGTGTCGTAATAACTGGCCTGGGTGCAATTACGCCGATAGGTAACAATATTAATGATTATTGGCAAGGATTGGCCTCTGGCAAAAATGGCATTGATACGGTGACCCGCTTTGATGCATCAGGTCATGATTGCCGGGTTGCAGGCGAAGTAAAAGGGTTTGACCCCCAAGAATATGTCGATCGCAAAGATGCCAAACGGATGGATCGCTTTGCCCAATTTGGCGTGGCGGCAAGTATGCAAGCACTCAAAGATGCCAACTTAGAAATCAGCCCAGTCAATGCGGCGCAAATTGGGGTTTTGATTGGGACTGGGATTGGCGGCTTGCAAGTGTTGGAAGATCAACATGAGATCTTGATGACCAAAGGCCCCAAACGCTGTAGCCCATTTATGATCCCGATGATGATCGCAAATATGGCGGCGGGACTAACGGCGATCCACACCGGTGCGCAGGGCCCCAATTCATGCACAGTAACTGCTTGTGCGGCAGGCTCAAATGCGATCGGTGATGCGTTCAGAATGGTGCAGCGTGGGTATGCCCAGGCGATGATCTGTGGTGGTACCGAAGCCGCAGTTACACCCCTGAGTTTTGCAGGCTTTGCTTCAGCAAGAGCCATGTCCAGACGTAATGACGACCCGACCCATGCCTCTCGTCCATTCGATCGGGATCGAGATGGGTTTGTACTCGGCGAGGGTGCTGGGATTATGATCCTGGAAAGTCTGGACCATGCCAAGGCCAGAGGCGCAAGAATTTATGCGGAAATTGTTGGCTATGGTGCTACCTGTGATGCCTATCACATGACCGGTATGTCCCCAGAGGGTGAGGGTGCGATTCGTGCCATTTCCCTAGCCCTCAAGGATGGCAACATTACCCCCGATCTGGTTGACTACATTAATGCCCACGGCACTAGCACCCCAGTTAATGACCCAACTGAAACCAAGGCGATCAAAAAGGTCTTAGGTGAACATGCCCATAAGATTGTGGTGAGTTCCACCAAGTCAATGACCGGCCACTTGCTCGGTGGTTCCGGTGGCATCGAAGCGGTTGCCACAATTTTGGCAATGCAGAACAACTGCGCACCGCCAACGATCAACCTGGAAAATCCCGATCCCGAATGCGATCTCGATTATGTGGCTAATCAGGCACGCCAGGTAAAGATCGATGTAGCGGCTTCCAATTCCTTTGGTTTTGGTGGCCATAATGTCACCCTGGTTTTCAAGCGCTATCAGGACTAG
- the rd gene encoding rubredoxin produces the protein MQKYKCSACGYIYDPEQGDPDGGIDPGTAFEDIPDDWVCPTCGASKSSFKPID, from the coding sequence ATGCAAAAGTATAAATGTAGCGCTTGTGGATATATATATGATCCAGAACAGGGCGATCCCGACGGCGGCATTGATCCTGGTACGGCCTTTGAAGATATTCCTGATGATTGGGTTTGTCCTACTTGCGGGGCATCAAAGTCCAGTTTTAAGCCGATCGATTAG
- a CDS encoding isocitrate/isopropylmalate dehydrogenase family protein yields the protein MAYAVTLVRGDGIGPEVAQATQTAVDATGVAIDWTIVDAGVDVMAEYGTPLPEHVLEAIRTTKTAIKGPITTPVGSGFRSVNVAIRKELDLYANLRPARSIKGVKSTFSDIDLIVVRENTEDLYAGIEFETGTSEAVEALEFLSKLAGKPIRKGSAIGVKPISELGSKRIVKYAFDYARANKRQRVTAVHKANIMKFTDGLFLEVAREVAKDYPDIEFDDRIVDNMCMQLMQKPELYDVLVLPNLYGDIISDLCAGMIGGLGVAPGANIGADYAVFEAIHGSAPKYAGQNKVNPTALILSGVMMLRHLGEIKAAERLQAAVEAVIGSGQNVTYDLAPAGIDPVGTQEMATAIAKKMA from the coding sequence GTGGCGTATGCGGTTACATTAGTTAGAGGCGATGGTATTGGCCCTGAAGTGGCTCAGGCAACCCAAACAGCGGTTGATGCTACTGGCGTGGCGATCGATTGGACGATCGTTGATGCGGGGGTGGATGTGATGGCAGAATATGGTACACCCCTGCCGGAGCATGTTTTGGAGGCGATTCGAACCACCAAAACTGCAATCAAAGGTCCAATCACTACGCCGGTGGGATCGGGGTTTAGATCAGTGAACGTGGCGATCCGCAAGGAATTAGATCTATATGCAAATCTGCGCCCGGCTCGATCGATCAAGGGGGTGAAAAGCACTTTTTCTGATATTGATTTAATCGTGGTGCGCGAAAATACCGAAGACCTCTATGCGGGGATCGAGTTTGAAACCGGCACTAGTGAGGCCGTTGAAGCACTGGAGTTTTTGAGCAAACTAGCAGGCAAGCCGATCAGAAAAGGTTCGGCGATCGGGGTTAAGCCCATTTCTGAATTGGGTAGCAAACGCATCGTGAAGTATGCCTTTGATTATGCCCGTGCTAACAAGCGCCAGAGAGTTACCGCTGTCCATAAGGCCAACATCATGAAGTTTACCGATGGGCTATTTCTGGAAGTGGCGCGGGAGGTGGCCAAAGACTACCCAGATATTGAATTCGACGATCGGATCGTTGACAACATGTGTATGCAACTGATGCAAAAACCAGAGCTATACGATGTGTTGGTGTTGCCGAATCTCTATGGTGATATTATTTCCGACCTTTGTGCTGGCATGATTGGCGGCTTGGGGGTTGCACCTGGCGCTAATATTGGCGCTGATTATGCTGTGTTTGAAGCAATTCATGGTTCTGCACCCAAGTATGCGGGCCAAAATAAAGTTAATCCTACTGCTTTGATTTTGTCTGGCGTGATGATGTTACGGCATTTGGGCGAAATCAAGGCGGCGGAGCGCTTACAAGCGGCGGTGGAGGCGGTGATCGGTTCTGGTCAAAATGTGACCTATGATCTGGCTCCGGCAGGCATTGACCCCGTTGGTACTCAGGAAATGGCTACGGCGATCGCCAAGAAAATGGCTTAA
- a CDS encoding RNA polymerase sigma factor, RpoD/SigA family, producing the protein MSRKKSIQAKAGVRSATGSATERSADKGVARPGVSADMVRTYLHEIGKIPLLTSEEEIIFGKRVQQLMRLSELYEDLAEQLDRQPTQAEWADKAGLNIEELEQIVRDGTRSKRKMIEANLRLVVSVAKKYQKRNLELLDLVQEGTLGLERAVDKFDPTKGFKFSTYAYWWIRQAITRAIAQQARTIRLPVHITEKLNKIKKAQRQLSQSLGRVATAAEIADALKLKPEQVREFLSMARQPVSLDLRIGDNQDTELAELLEDEGDSPESFALSESLRDDIAGLLLDLTPKQREVMIMRYGLEDGKEMSLASISKRMELSREQVRQLERQAMDSLRKRKAAIQEYLAS; encoded by the coding sequence ATGTCTAGAAAAAAATCAATTCAAGCTAAGGCTGGGGTTAGAAGCGCCACAGGAAGCGCTACAGAACGATCGGCTGACAAAGGTGTTGCCAGGCCCGGTGTTTCTGCTGATATGGTGCGCACATATTTACATGAAATCGGCAAGATTCCTTTGCTGACTAGCGAAGAAGAAATTATTTTTGGCAAGCGCGTGCAACAGCTCATGCGGTTGAGCGAATTGTATGAAGATCTAGCCGAGCAACTCGATCGCCAACCCACCCAAGCTGAGTGGGCTGATAAAGCTGGCTTAAACATAGAAGAATTAGAACAGATTGTGCGGGATGGCACCAGGTCTAAGCGCAAGATGATTGAGGCGAATTTACGCCTGGTGGTTTCAGTTGCCAAAAAATACCAAAAGCGTAATCTAGAGCTGTTAGATTTAGTCCAAGAAGGAACATTAGGCTTAGAAAGAGCAGTAGATAAGTTCGACCCCACTAAAGGGTTTAAGTTCTCTACCTATGCATATTGGTGGATTAGGCAAGCAATTACCAGGGCGATCGCGCAACAGGCAAGAACAATTCGCCTCCCCGTCCACATAACTGAAAAACTGAATAAAATTAAAAAAGCACAACGCCAACTCTCCCAGTCTCTGGGTCGGGTCGCAACTGCGGCGGAAATAGCCGATGCTTTGAAATTAAAGCCCGAACAAGTCCGTGAGTTCCTATCAATGGCACGGCAGCCCGTGTCTCTGGATTTGCGGATTGGTGATAACCAAGATACTGAGCTAGCGGAATTGCTTGAAGATGAGGGCGATTCGCCGGAAAGCTTTGCCCTTAGTGAGTCCTTGCGTGATGACATTGCTGGGTTGCTTTTGGATTTGACTCCCAAGCAACGGGAGGTAATGATCATGCGCTATGGGCTAGAGGATGGCAAGGAAATGTCGCTAGCAAGTATTAGCAAACGGATGGAGCTAAGCCGTGAGCAGGTGCGCCAGTTAGAGCGTCAAGCGATGGACAGTCTACGCAAGCGTAAGGCTGCGATCCAAGAATATCTGGCTAGTTAG
- a CDS encoding 30S ribosomal protein S1, with protein MISQRKPTVDIGFTHEDFAALLDKYDYHFSPGDIVPGTVFSLEPRGALIDIGAKTAAYIPIQEMSINRIDHPDEVLQNEDTREFFIIADENEEGQLTLSIRRIEYMRAWERVRQLQEEDATVRSLIFATNRGGALVRIEGLRGFIPGSHISTRKPKEDLVGEELPLKFLEVDEDRNRLVLSHRRALVERKMNKLEVGEVVIGVVRGIKPYGAFIDIGGVSGLLHISEISHDHIDTPHNVFNVNDEVKVMIIDLDAERGRISLSTKQLEAEPGDMVRDPQLVYDKAEEMAAKYREQMNTPPITMMLPAIGGYDAPRESPAKPVKEEPKPEPVASSDDDSSTEQEQSEPEQVEVEVESVADEPAVAVDESEAESLPEVEGTVEPELATDPVAE; from the coding sequence ATGATCAGTCAGAGAAAACCCACTGTAGATATAGGCTTCACCCACGAAGATTTTGCTGCATTACTAGACAAGTACGATTATCACTTCAGTCCTGGTGATATTGTGCCAGGTACCGTATTTAGTCTGGAACCAAGGGGGGCTCTGATTGATATTGGTGCAAAAACTGCCGCCTATATCCCGATCCAGGAGATGTCGATCAACCGGATCGATCACCCCGATGAAGTGCTTCAAAACGAAGATACCCGTGAATTTTTCATCATTGCCGATGAAAACGAAGAAGGTCAGCTAACCCTTTCGATCCGCCGGATTGAATATATGCGGGCTTGGGAGCGGGTACGTCAGCTTCAGGAAGAGGATGCCACCGTGCGATCGCTCATTTTTGCCACAAACCGTGGTGGTGCGTTGGTGCGGATCGAAGGCTTGCGTGGGTTTATCCCCGGCTCCCACATCAGCACCCGTAAACCCAAGGAAGATTTGGTGGGTGAAGAATTGCCACTGAAATTCTTGGAAGTTGATGAAGATCGCAATCGCCTCGTGCTCAGTCATCGCCGTGCCCTAGTTGAGCGCAAGATGAACAAGCTAGAGGTGGGCGAAGTCGTGATCGGTGTGGTGCGTGGGATCAAGCCCTACGGTGCCTTTATCGATATTGGTGGCGTGAGCGGCCTGCTGCACATTTCCGAAATCTCTCACGATCACATCGATACACCTCATAACGTCTTCAACGTTAATGATGAAGTTAAGGTGATGATCATTGACCTGGATGCCGAGCGCGGCCGGATTTCACTCTCGACCAAGCAGTTAGAAGCTGAGCCCGGTGATATGGTACGCGATCCCCAGTTGGTCTATGACAAGGCTGAGGAAATGGCAGCTAAGTATCGTGAGCAGATGAATACACCGCCAATTACAATGATGTTGCCGGCGATCGGTGGCTATGATGCACCCCGCGAATCTCCTGCCAAGCCAGTGAAGGAAGAGCCGAAGCCTGAGCCGGTGGCTAGTAGCGATGATGATAGCAGCACTGAGCAAGAGCAATCTGAGCCTGAGCAAGTTGAAGTTGAAGTTGAATCAGTAGCAGATGAGCCAGCAGTGGCAGTGGATGAATCAGAAGCAGAGTCCTTACCTGAGGTAGAAGGAACAGTAGAGCCAGAATTGGCTACTGATCCAGTGGCTGAGTAA
- a CDS encoding ATP-dependent Clp protease proteolytic subunit, producing the protein MPIGVPRVPYRMPGSQYTDWISIYDRLYRERIIFLGQEVDDEIANRIVAVMLYLDSEEPGKDIRLYINSPGGSVTAGLAIYDTMQHIKSDVSTICVGLAASMGSFLLMAGTPGKRYALPHSRIMMHQPSMGGTRGQATDIEIEAKEILRIKDLLNREYATRTGQPLEKIERDVDRDFFMSAAEAKDYGLLDRVIEERPE; encoded by the coding sequence ATGCCCATCGGAGTACCCAGAGTTCCCTATCGGATGCCCGGATCGCAGTACACAGACTGGATCAGCATCTACGATCGCCTTTACCGCGAACGGATCATTTTTCTCGGCCAGGAAGTAGACGACGAGATCGCCAATCGGATCGTGGCAGTGATGCTATATCTCGATTCCGAAGAACCTGGCAAAGATATTCGTCTCTATATCAATTCCCCCGGTGGATCGGTCACCGCTGGCCTAGCGATCTATGACACAATGCAGCACATTAAATCTGATGTGAGCACAATTTGTGTTGGTCTTGCCGCTTCGATGGGTTCATTCCTGTTGATGGCTGGCACCCCTGGCAAACGCTATGCCCTACCCCATTCAAGGATCATGATGCACCAACCGAGTATGGGTGGTACCCGTGGCCAGGCCACTGATATTGAGATTGAAGCCAAAGAAATCCTGCGGATTAAGGATCTACTCAACCGTGAATATGCAACCCGCACTGGTCAGCCATTGGAAAAGATTGAGCGGGATGTCGATCGTGACTTCTTCATGTCAGCAGCCGAGGCCAAGGATTATGGCTTGCTCGATCGGGTGATCGAAGAACGCCCTGAATAA
- a CDS encoding ATP-dependent Clp protease proteolytic subunit — protein sequence MNQSPNAVQAGYYGDAAFRSPPPDLQSLLLKERIVYIGMPLVASVTELIVAELLYLQYEDTEKPIYIYINSTGTDRGDGEPVGFETEAFAICDTLKYIKPPVHTICIGTAAGSAAMLLSSGTKGCRASLPNANIVLRQPKSYARGQATDIQIRAKEVLANRDTVLEMLAKNTGQPREKISKDMDRLLYMSAYDAKEYGLIDRVLESRKDLPTAVPASI from the coding sequence ATGAATCAATCACCAAACGCTGTCCAAGCAGGTTATTACGGAGATGCTGCCTTTCGTTCTCCACCGCCAGATTTACAATCCTTGTTATTAAAAGAGCGGATTGTTTATATTGGTATGCCCTTAGTAGCATCGGTCACCGAGTTAATTGTGGCTGAATTGCTCTATTTGCAATACGAAGATACTGAAAAACCAATTTATATCTACATCAATTCCACTGGCACCGATCGCGGTGATGGTGAACCAGTCGGGTTTGAAACGGAAGCCTTTGCGATCTGCGATACGCTCAAATATATCAAGCCACCGGTACATACAATTTGCATCGGCACTGCGGCAGGATCGGCAGCGATGCTGTTGTCCTCTGGGACTAAAGGTTGCCGTGCCAGTTTGCCCAACGCCAACATTGTGCTACGCCAACCGAAAAGCTATGCCCGTGGGCAAGCCACCGATATCCAAATTCGGGCGAAGGAAGTGCTGGCGAACCGCGATACGGTGCTGGAGATGCTGGCTAAGAACACAGGTCAGCCCCGCGAGAAAATTAGCAAGGATATGGATCGCTTGTTATATATGAGTGCCTATGATGCTAAAGAATATGGTTTGATCGATCGGGTATTGGAAAGTCGCAAGGATTTACCCACGGCAGTTCCTGCCTCAATCTAA
- a CDS encoding STM4504/CBY_0614 family protein, whose protein sequence is MRVLDIYSKRKKQSQQDRSEVFQYENIPVNLRIQIIHIIGDSIGLGRHSEAVKLYDVIHRHLCREYGVFSLVALPHPESIPILEALLSFNSLEPSLRSFDYLDITLDIIEISFRAIDQVVRRNPFLYGAKIHPDHAIDELNQRFLEHSVGYKFNDGKIMRIDSEYIHAEVVKPALTLLDDCKFSQTNAEFRCAHEYFNQGKYQECLGQCLKSFELAFKTICDQKGWQYGPEDTVGTLVDNCQNKQLVPEFLQAQFYDICRALRHSIPSESDRAAKPTEELESMAAYVLNLTATNISFLVKSQQEAG, encoded by the coding sequence ATGAGAGTGCTGGATATTTACTCCAAGCGGAAAAAACAATCTCAGCAAGACCGATCGGAAGTATTTCAATACGAAAATATTCCGGTTAATCTGCGCATTCAAATTATTCATATCATTGGCGATTCGATCGGATTGGGGCGGCATAGCGAAGCGGTCAAGCTCTACGATGTAATCCACCGTCATCTTTGCCGGGAGTATGGTGTATTTAGCCTGGTGGCACTCCCCCACCCGGAATCGATCCCCATTTTAGAAGCATTGCTTAGTTTCAATAGTCTGGAGCCGTCGTTGCGATCCTTTGATTATCTAGATATTACCCTCGATATCATTGAAATTAGCTTCCGGGCGATCGACCAGGTGGTGCGGCGCAATCCCTTTTTATATGGCGCCAAGATTCACCCCGACCACGCGATCGATGAGTTAAACCAGCGCTTTCTAGAACATAGCGTGGGCTATAAATTCAACGATGGCAAAATCATGCGGATCGATTCCGAATATATCCATGCGGAGGTGGTGAAACCGGCGTTAACGCTGCTGGATGATTGTAAATTTAGCCAAACCAATGCAGAATTCCGCTGCGCCCATGAATATTTCAATCAGGGTAAATATCAAGAATGCCTGGGGCAATGCCTCAAATCCTTTGAGTTGGCTTTTAAAACCATTTGCGATCAAAAAGGGTGGCAATATGGCCCCGAAGACACGGTTGGCACATTAGTGGATAATTGCCAGAATAAGCAACTGGTGCCGGAATTTTTGCAAGCGCAATTCTATGATATCTGCCGTGCCTTGCGCCATAGTATTCCATCGGAAAGCGATCGCGCCGCCAAGCCAACCGAGGAGTTGGAAAGTATGGCTGCCTATGTATTAAATCTAACCGCTACAAATATTTCTTTCTTAGTTAAGTCGCAACAGGAAGCTGGTTGA
- a CDS encoding DUF302 domain-containing protein: MTKAEERFDDGLVRVESIHSVAETGDRLEDLLRNRGITVFTRIDHGAGATSVELDLRPTEVIIFGNPKVGTPLMQCNPTIGIDLPLKALIWQDAEGKVWLAYNAPEYLADRHELGSECDPNIQKLGAVLLNLAETATGS, encoded by the coding sequence ATGACCAAAGCAGAAGAGAGATTCGATGACGGCTTGGTACGAGTTGAGAGTATCCACAGCGTCGCGGAAACTGGCGATCGCCTAGAGGATTTACTCCGCAATCGCGGCATTACAGTGTTTACCAGGATTGATCATGGTGCTGGAGCGACCAGCGTGGAACTGGATCTCCGACCTACAGAAGTAATTATATTTGGAAACCCCAAAGTTGGCACGCCTTTGATGCAGTGCAATCCCACAATTGGCATTGATCTGCCGCTAAAAGCGCTAATTTGGCAGGATGCGGAAGGTAAAGTTTGGCTTGCTTACAATGCACCGGAATATTTAGCCGATCGCCACGAGCTAGGTTCAGAGTGCGATCCCAACATCCAGAAACTTGGCGCAGTATTATTAAACCTGGCGGAAACAGCTACCGGAAGCTAA
- a CDS encoding anhydro-N-acetylmuramic acid kinase yields MSEQKLDRKLVLGMMSGTSVDGIDAALVEVTCFDRFDQVVNPIQINLKAAATFAYSADLRAEILAVCAGAPRSLAQICVLDDAIAHAFANAAQDLIQQQAIDVGLAQPLQPDLIASHGQTVYHRPPSPNLSLDRQPLEHHQNNASKFNHGLGYTVQLGRGSVIAHQTGIPTASDFRTADINLGGQGAPLAPILDWLLLSHQQLNRVCQNIGGIGNLTFLAAGGDRNAVTGWDNAPGNVLIDMATQQLFGQPFDRDGHLASQGSPNQSLVEVWLEHEFFTTPPPKSTGRELFSPAYLQALIQHCDRLQLSGHDVLATLTEFTARAIVNSYDQFLPCRPDEVLVCGGGSRNRYLMGRLSDLLAPNVFVTTTDACGVDADFKEAIAFAVLGFLCLHDLPGNLPSVTGARAEAILGRIDLPLPA; encoded by the coding sequence ATGAGTGAACAAAAACTGGATCGAAAGTTAGTTTTAGGCATGATGAGTGGCACCTCAGTTGATGGGATCGATGCCGCCCTGGTGGAAGTTACCTGCTTCGATCGCTTTGATCAGGTTGTCAATCCAATTCAGATTAACCTCAAGGCAGCGGCAACTTTTGCCTACAGTGCCGATCTGCGTGCGGAAATTCTGGCGGTATGTGCGGGAGCACCGCGATCGTTGGCGCAAATTTGTGTCCTGGATGATGCGATCGCCCATGCCTTTGCTAATGCTGCCCAGGACTTAATCCAACAGCAGGCGATCGATGTGGGGCTAGCTCAACCGCTGCAACCAGACTTGATTGCTTCCCACGGTCAGACTGTCTATCATCGTCCGCCCAGCCCTAATTTAAGTCTCGATCGCCAACCGCTAGAGCATCACCAGAATAATGCCAGCAAATTCAATCATGGGTTGGGCTACACAGTTCAACTGGGGCGAGGCAGCGTGATTGCCCATCAAACTGGTATTCCCACCGCCAGTGATTTCCGCACCGCTGATATTAATCTTGGTGGCCAGGGTGCGCCATTAGCACCAATTCTCGATTGGTTATTACTTTCCCACCAGCAGTTAAATCGGGTCTGTCAAAACATTGGCGGCATTGGCAATCTTACTTTTCTGGCCGCTGGCGGCGATCGCAACGCAGTTACCGGTTGGGATAATGCGCCAGGTAATGTCTTGATCGACATGGCCACCCAACAGCTTTTTGGTCAACCTTTCGATCGGGATGGTCACCTGGCCAGCCAAGGCTCACCTAACCAATCCCTGGTGGAAGTATGGCTAGAGCATGAGTTTTTTACCACCCCACCGCCCAAATCAACGGGACGGGAATTATTCAGTCCGGCCTATTTACAAGCGCTGATCCAACATTGCGATCGGCTTCAGCTTTCCGGTCATGACGTTTTGGCCACCCTGACTGAATTTACCGCCAGAGCGATCGTTAATAGCTATGATCAATTCCTGCCCTGCCGACCGGATGAGGTGTTGGTATGTGGCGGGGGCAGTCGCAATCGTTATTTAATGGGGCGGTTAAGTGATTTACTGGCACCCAATGTTTTTGTGACCACCACAGATGCTTGCGGCGTGGATGCGGACTTCAAGGAGGCGATCGCCTTTGCGGTGTTGGGATTTCTGTGCTTGCACGATCTACCGGGTAATTTACCTTCGGTTACTGGCGCGCGGGCAGAGGCTATTTTGGGGCGGATCGACCTGCCTTTACCGGCATGA
- a CDS encoding DUF2997 domain-containing protein, whose protein sequence is METLEFIIHADGRVEEKVTGIVGSSCAEVTAAIEAKLGKVVSCELTSEHFATNQACAQTTAQHNSQYEMVGDRLATAGEPGSFSQW, encoded by the coding sequence ATGGAAACACTAGAATTCATTATCCATGCCGATGGTCGGGTCGAAGAAAAAGTGACCGGCATTGTTGGCTCCAGTTGTGCGGAAGTGACAGCGGCGATCGAAGCCAAATTAGGAAAGGTGGTCAGTTGTGAACTCACTTCAGAGCACTTTGCTACTAATCAGGCCTGTGCTCAAACCACTGCACAGCATAATTCTCAATATGAGATGGTCGGCGATCGTTTGGCCACTGCAGGCGAACCCGGTAGTTTTAGCCAATGGTAA
- a CDS encoding DUF1257 domain-containing protein has protein sequence MSHFSQIKTQIRSLEPLQAALSELGLDWKSGGNYDLRGHNGESTVADLAIAQENGYDIGFRWNGIEYELVADLQFWKQPWTVESFLNKLSHQYAVQTVMSESQKQGFALAEQTKAEDGSVRLVLQRWNG, from the coding sequence ATGTCGCATTTTAGCCAAATTAAGACCCAAATTCGTAGCCTTGAGCCCCTGCAAGCAGCCTTGTCCGAATTAGGCTTAGATTGGAAGTCCGGCGGTAACTATGATTTACGCGGACACAATGGTGAGTCTACCGTTGCTGACTTGGCGATCGCTCAAGAAAATGGCTATGATATTGGTTTCCGTTGGAACGGAATTGAATACGAACTGGTTGCCGATCTACAATTCTGGAAGCAGCCCTGGACGGTGGAAAGCTTTTTGAACAAGCTGTCTCATCAATATGCAGTGCAAACGGTAATGTCCGAATCGCAAAAGCAAGGCTTTGCCCTGGCGGAACAAACCAAGGCCGAAGATGGTTCGGTGCGTTTGGTATTGCAACGCTGGAATGGTTAA